One Nocardia sp. BMG111209 DNA segment encodes these proteins:
- a CDS encoding universal stress protein, with amino-acid sequence MNRYRTIVVDADGSETSRIAVHAAATIAGAAGARLILVCAYGRVRAADVAAAADVLKGEAHLVRRAAPAEDTLTSAVREALGWGATEVVGRAVPGSRVDALLSAVAEDRADLVVVSGDGARTPVGRLLGTLSDEISRRSRATVLSVSPMSARTVSPPGGAARRKALGAGRVRSFIRLHGPVEVSSRAAL; translated from the coding sequence ATGAACCGATATCGGACGATCGTCGTCGACGCGGACGGCTCCGAGACTTCCCGCATCGCAGTGCACGCGGCAGCGACTATCGCCGGGGCCGCCGGTGCGCGGCTGATTCTCGTGTGTGCTTATGGGCGGGTGCGTGCGGCCGATGTGGCCGCGGCGGCCGATGTGCTCAAGGGTGAGGCGCATCTGGTTCGGCGGGCGGCGCCGGCCGAGGACACGCTGACCTCGGCGGTGCGAGAAGCGCTCGGCTGGGGGGCAACCGAGGTGGTCGGGCGGGCGGTGCCGGGGTCCCGGGTCGATGCGCTGTTGTCGGCGGTGGCCGAGGATCGGGCCGATCTCGTCGTGGTCAGCGGCGATGGTGCGCGTACGCCGGTGGGGCGGTTGCTGGGAACGTTGTCCGACGAGATCTCGCGGCGGTCTCGGGCCACGGTGTTGTCGGTCAGTCCGATGTCGGCGCGTACAGTGTCGCCTCCTGGCGGTGCAGCTCGACGAAAGGCGTTGGGGGCCGGTCGGGTTCGGTCGTTCATCCGATTGCACGGGCCGGTCGAGGTGTCGTCTCGGGCCGCGCTGTGA
- a CDS encoding amidase produces the protein MNDRAGVRGLAAGLAAEAGGSRVAVGEALARISGSQDGLNAFRVVRGEQAPAEAEEADRRLAAGERLPLLGVPIAVKDDMDVAGLPTSFGCGGVFPPRTLDSEVVRRLRDAGAVIVGKTNTPELGQWPFTSAPAFGYTRNPWNSARTPGGSSGGSAVAVAAGLVPGAVGSDGGGSIRIPASWTNLVGIKPQRGRVPTDPAREPFNGLTVYGPLARTVADAALLFDVIADPKTETLGAPRVTLSDAVGADPGRLRIALALRPAFTGASVPLHPEVEAGVRRVAAQLRALGHDVEVAEPGFGPALTLSMISRIVPAVRQRLRDLPTAEVDPRTTTKARLGRLLTGPACRSARAVEPLLRRRVGRLFADFDLVLAPVTAMPPPTVEVVDGLGSFATDRVVLGTIQYTFPWNVLGWPAVGFPAGFTDDGLPFGAQLLGPADSERRLVGVVAQLERQLRWDAHLPTPWW, from the coding sequence GTGAACGATCGGGCCGGGGTGCGCGGGCTGGCCGCCGGGCTGGCGGCCGAGGCCGGTGGTTCTCGTGTCGCGGTCGGGGAGGCGCTCGCGCGGATCTCGGGTAGTCAGGACGGTCTGAACGCGTTCCGGGTGGTTCGTGGCGAGCAGGCGCCGGCCGAAGCGGAGGAGGCGGATCGGCGACTGGCGGCGGGGGAACGGCTGCCGTTGCTCGGTGTGCCGATCGCGGTGAAGGACGATATGGATGTCGCGGGGCTGCCCACCTCGTTCGGGTGCGGGGGTGTGTTTCCGCCCAGAACCCTGGATTCCGAGGTGGTTCGGCGGTTGCGGGACGCCGGTGCGGTGATCGTCGGCAAGACCAATACGCCGGAGCTCGGGCAATGGCCGTTCACCAGTGCGCCGGCGTTCGGGTATACCCGCAATCCGTGGAATTCGGCGCGGACGCCGGGTGGGTCGTCGGGGGGTAGTGCGGTCGCGGTGGCGGCAGGGCTGGTGCCGGGAGCGGTCGGCTCGGACGGTGGTGGCTCGATCCGGATTCCGGCGTCGTGGACGAATCTGGTCGGGATCAAACCGCAGCGCGGGCGCGTGCCCACCGATCCTGCGCGGGAGCCGTTCAACGGGTTGACGGTGTACGGGCCACTCGCGCGGACGGTGGCGGATGCGGCGTTGTTGTTCGATGTGATCGCGGATCCGAAGACGGAAACCCTTGGGGCACCGCGGGTTACGTTGTCCGATGCGGTCGGCGCGGATCCCGGGCGGTTGCGGATCGCGCTCGCGCTGCGGCCCGCGTTCACCGGTGCGTCAGTGCCGTTGCACCCGGAGGTCGAGGCCGGTGTGCGGCGGGTGGCCGCGCAGTTGCGGGCGCTGGGCCATGATGTCGAGGTTGCCGAGCCGGGTTTCGGGCCGGCGCTGACGTTGTCGATGATCTCGCGCATCGTTCCGGCCGTGCGGCAACGGCTTCGGGATCTCCCTACGGCGGAGGTGGATCCGCGGACGACGACCAAGGCACGGCTGGGCAGGCTGCTGACCGGTCCGGCGTGCCGGTCGGCTCGCGCGGTGGAACCCTTGTTGCGGCGGCGGGTGGGGCGGTTGTTCGCGGATTTCGATCTGGTGCTCGCGCCGGTGACCGCGATGCCGCCGCCGACGGTCGAGGTCGTGGACGGGTTGGGCTCGTTCGCCACCGACCGGGTCGTGCTGGGCACGATCCAGTACACCTTTCCCTGGAACGTACTCGGCTGGCCCGCAGTGGGTTTCCCGGCCGGCTTCACCGACGACGGGTTGCCCTTCGGAGCCCAACTGCTCGGACCCGCCGACTCGGAACGAAGGCTGGTCGGTGTCGTCGCGCAGCTCGAGCGGCAATTGCGCTGGGACGCACACCTTCCCACTCCGTGGTGGTGA
- a CDS encoding TetR/AcrR family transcriptional regulator — protein MDVRKKRTIDALLRAAEETLQGRPMDTWTLDEVAERAGVAVGSIYNHFGSKAGLLAAVVERALAVDRQFMDLAFTPDRTPAEQVYAVAEQYLQFYLQYPEYFRMLAAPTDPGQYAAGRDLAERMADQIKQQNDRLAAAIRQGIEAGVARSVDAEKVAAVLLAAWNGIISLHWRPDSLRRNEAELRELLAAAADVIAHGLLSERHGTESAPVSAG, from the coding sequence GTGGACGTTCGGAAGAAGCGCACGATCGACGCATTGCTGCGCGCCGCGGAGGAAACACTCCAGGGCCGGCCCATGGACACCTGGACCCTCGACGAGGTCGCCGAACGAGCCGGCGTCGCAGTCGGCTCCATCTACAACCACTTCGGCTCCAAGGCCGGCCTCCTGGCCGCCGTGGTGGAACGAGCCCTCGCGGTGGACCGCCAGTTCATGGACCTGGCCTTCACCCCCGACCGCACCCCCGCCGAACAGGTCTATGCGGTAGCCGAGCAATACCTCCAGTTCTATCTCCAGTACCCCGAGTACTTCCGTATGCTCGCCGCCCCCACCGACCCCGGCCAATACGCCGCCGGCCGAGACCTCGCCGAACGCATGGCCGACCAGATCAAACAACAGAACGACCGCCTCGCCGCCGCCATCCGCCAAGGCATCGAAGCAGGCGTCGCCCGCTCGGTGGACGCCGAAAAGGTCGCCGCTGTCCTATTGGCCGCGTGGAACGGGATCATCAGCCTCCACTGGCGGCCGGACAGCCTCCGGCGCAACGAGGCCGAGCTGCGCGAATTGCTCGCTGCCGCAGCGGATGTCATTGCGCACGGGTTGTTGAGTGAGCGGCACGGTACGGAGTCGGCCCCGGTGAGCGCCGGGTAG